One Methanobacterium sp. genomic region harbors:
- a CDS encoding glutamine amidotransferase, producing the protein MCGIAGVVFKDKKLHPVGEIMTRMLDALQHRGPDSAGFSIYGGLGLAENEYLLNIEVKEKPGLLDQVKEAVNTVTQIETEEIIPSVENYNIYRCKIALNSFEELKPLIMDVDKLEDVIVLNGSHSFEMIKDVGSVKEIADRYDTYSKMGTHAIGHTRFSTESIVDRYHAHPFQSYITADITVVHNGQITNYWKIRDPLERKGHIFETNNDTECIVHYIADKLHEGYKLEEALEQSVKDMDGPFSYIVGTPNGVGIAKDQLGLRPGVLAENDEVFAIASEEVSLRAVMDTHDIDQISPGETRAYTI; encoded by the coding sequence TTGTGCGGAATAGCCGGAGTCGTATTTAAAGACAAAAAACTTCACCCCGTAGGAGAAATCATGACCAGAATGCTTGATGCCCTACAACACAGAGGCCCAGATTCTGCAGGTTTTTCCATATATGGAGGCCTTGGTCTAGCAGAAAACGAATATCTGCTAAATATTGAGGTAAAAGAAAAACCGGGTCTTTTAGATCAAGTTAAAGAAGCAGTAAACACAGTTACACAGATCGAAACAGAAGAAATAATTCCATCCGTGGAAAACTACAACATTTACAGATGTAAAATAGCCCTTAATTCATTTGAGGAACTTAAACCACTCATCATGGACGTGGATAAGTTAGAAGATGTAATTGTACTTAATGGAAGTCATTCATTTGAAATGATAAAGGATGTAGGATCTGTAAAAGAAATTGCAGATAGATATGATACTTATTCAAAAATGGGAACCCATGCAATAGGTCATACAAGGTTTTCCACCGAAAGTATAGTTGACCGTTACCATGCACACCCATTCCAGAGTTATATTACAGCAGATATAACTGTGGTTCACAATGGTCAAATTACTAATTACTGGAAAATAAGGGATCCTTTAGAAAGGAAAGGACATATATTCGAGACAAATAACGATACAGAATGTATTGTGCATTACATAGCTGATAAATTACACGAAGGCTACAAACTTGAGGAAGCCTTAGAACAATCAGTGAAAGATATGGATGGCCCATTCTCATACATCGTTGGAACACCAAATGGTGTTGGAATAGCCAAAGATCAATTAGGACTCAGACCTGGTGTTCTTGCTGAAAATGATGAAGTGTTCGCCATAGCCTCTGAAGAGGTTTCTCTTCGTGCAGTAATGGATACACACGATATAGACCAAATATCACCAGGGGAAACAAGGGCATATACAATTTAA
- the pdxT gene encoding pyridoxal 5'-phosphate synthase glutaminase subunit PdxT, translated as MTTIGILNLQGDVSEHFEAMKKTACDIGKNVNVFKVKTSAEVSKCDGIIISGGESTVIGNLMEETGIKKVIVDQNIPVMGTCAGMVLLAKKTDYEQPLLGLIDMEVKRNAFGRQKVSFEDDIEIFGKKFKGIFIRAPYIEKVGENVDILSKYNERIVAVKSGKHIATAFHPELTGDTRIHEYFIKEVLNCAE; from the coding sequence ATGACTACAATTGGTATTTTAAATTTACAAGGAGATGTTTCTGAACATTTTGAAGCCATGAAAAAAACTGCATGCGACATAGGCAAAAATGTAAATGTTTTTAAGGTAAAAACCAGTGCGGAAGTTTCAAAGTGTGATGGTATAATAATCTCAGGTGGAGAAAGCACTGTTATCGGGAACTTAATGGAAGAAACAGGTATTAAAAAAGTAATAGTAGATCAAAATATACCTGTAATGGGAACATGTGCCGGGATGGTTCTCCTTGCAAAAAAAACCGATTATGAGCAACCTTTGCTTGGATTAATTGACATGGAAGTTAAAAGAAATGCATTTGGACGGCAGAAAGTTTCATTTGAAGATGATATTGAAATTTTTGGTAAAAAATTCAAAGGCATTTTTATAAGAGCTCCCTACATTGAAAAAGTAGGGGAAAATGTAGATATACTCTCAAAGTATAATGAAAGAATTGTTGCAGTAAAAAGTGGAAAACATATTGCCACAGCATTCCATCCAGAGCTTACAGGCGATACACGAATCCACGAGTACTTCATAAAGGAGGTATTAAATTGTGCGGAATAG
- a CDS encoding malate dehydrogenase: protein MKVSIIGATGRVGRAAAFCLAEENSVNKLVLIAREESVDKIKGESLDIYDALAAKGVYVSIKTSSDLNSIEGSDVVVLTAGASRRPGMERADLGSLNAEIVADYARKIAEIAPDSIILVITNPVDVMTYVALKASGFSKNKVFGLGNHLDSLRFKNYMAKHFHVHVSEIHTRIIGQHGPHMVPLISSTSIGGIPIEYYSAWDYFTGYKPFDIKKTIETVKNAGNNIISKKGATEYGPAFAISNIVTTILNDERKILTVSAYLEGEIEGIDDVCLGVPVKLGIDGIEGILPIKMSEEERDSFIEAAEMVKKDTKKIMENLNLNSEYP, encoded by the coding sequence TTGAAAGTTAGTATAATCGGCGCAACAGGAAGAGTAGGCAGGGCTGCAGCATTCTGTCTGGCTGAGGAAAACTCAGTTAATAAATTAGTGCTTATAGCTAGAGAAGAAAGCGTTGATAAAATAAAAGGAGAATCATTAGATATTTATGATGCGCTTGCTGCAAAGGGAGTATATGTTTCTATAAAAACTTCTTCTGATCTTAACAGTATTGAAGGTTCAGATGTAGTTGTTTTAACTGCAGGGGCTTCAAGAAGGCCAGGAATGGAAAGAGCAGATTTAGGCTCTCTTAATGCAGAAATAGTTGCAGATTATGCAAGAAAAATTGCAGAAATTGCTCCAGATTCAATAATACTTGTCATAACTAATCCAGTAGATGTTATGACTTATGTAGCTTTAAAAGCATCAGGATTTAGTAAAAATAAAGTCTTTGGCCTTGGAAATCACCTGGATTCCTTGAGATTTAAAAACTATATGGCAAAACACTTCCACGTGCATGTAAGTGAAATACATACCAGGATAATCGGCCAGCACGGCCCGCATATGGTCCCTCTTATAAGTTCAACATCCATTGGGGGTATTCCAATTGAATATTATTCTGCGTGGGATTACTTCACAGGTTACAAACCATTTGATATTAAAAAAACAATTGAAACTGTAAAAAATGCAGGCAATAATATAATCAGTAAAAAGGGTGCAACAGAATACGGGCCTGCATTTGCTATTTCCAACATCGTAACCACAATTTTAAACGACGAAAGGAAAATATTAACAGTCAGCGCATATCTCGAAGGAGAAATAGAGGGAATAGATGATGTTTGCCTTGGAGTACCAGTTAAACTTGGAATAGATGGTATAGAAGGTATATTGCCAATAAAGATGAGTGAAGAAGAACGAGATAGTTTTATAGAAGCTGCAGAAATGGTTAAAAAAGATACAAAAAAGATTATGGAAAATTTAAATTTAAATTCAGAATATCCATAA